The following coding sequences are from one Vulpes vulpes isolate BD-2025 chromosome 12, VulVul3, whole genome shotgun sequence window:
- the LOC112910338 gene encoding uncharacterized protein, translated as MRLPRLPWSKLTTPPGTRGTFPRCTLLDARSLTSGESAQAARTEALPSHRRAIFGTRTSPSCCRPSRERPAPGDSLRPSDPRDARCRARRPGGVCGGVCPGVRASGSPRRGCLLDTPSRATGGWELRGWRHRGVNTRAAVPRSPSSAPAVPSSLGSRELRPVVQRGARCTRRPPVTSLREKLQGEDIQDGTFLCCVLASCTMELIPTDELALYNMAPN; from the exons ATGCGACTGCCTCGGCTCCCCTGGTCCAAGTTGACGACCCCGCCCGGCACGAGGGGGACATTTCCTCGCTGTACCCTCCTGGACGCGCGCTCGCTCACGAGCGGTGAGTCTGCGCAGGCTGCCCGCACCGAGGCTCTGCCCTCCCATCGGCGCGCGATCTTCGGGACGCGGACGAGTCCCTCCTGCTGCCGCCCTTCTCGGGAGAGGCCCGCCCCGGGAGACTCCCTTCGGCCTTCGGACCCGCGGGACGCTCGGTGCAGAGCGCGGCGCCCGGGCGGGGTGTGCGGGGGGGTGTGCCCGGGCGTCCGGGCGTCCGGGTCTCCGCGCCGAGGCTGCCTGCTGGATACCCCTTCCCGCGCCACAGGCGGCTGGGAGCTCCGGGGCTGGAGGCACCGCGGCGTTAACACCAGGGCCGCTGTCCCGCGCAGTCCCTCCTCTGCACCTGCAGTGCCGTCCTCTTTGGGGTCCCGCGAGCTGCGGCCTGTGGTTCAACGAGGCGCGCGCTGCACGCGGCGTCCCCCGGTGACTTCGCTCCGCGAG AAATTGCAAGGCGAGGACATACAAGACGGGACATTTCTATGCTGTGTATTGGCCTCTTGCACCATGGAGCTGATTCCAACAGATGAACTCGCTCTCTACAATATGGCACCAAATTGA